The sequence ACTCCACCTGCTCCCTCTGGAGCTCCTTCTCGAAGACGTGTTCCTTCACTCCCCCGCCCTTGGAGCACGCCCCCGTGCAGTGGTCCGCCGCCGCCAGGACCGCCCCGGACACGGCCAGCGGCTCACCGGTGCCGGAGTCGACCAGCAACAGCTCTTCCTCCACGCCCACGCTTCGCATTCCGCCGCCGCCCATCGCTCCCGGGTTCAGATCGATGCAGGTGGCCGCGTGCGCGGTGAGCGCCTCGATGCGGCGCGCACCCGCGGAAACCTTGCCGTCTCACGTTCACACGTATCGCGGTTCCGTGCATCCGCCGCCGCGGACGAGGCCGCCGTCATACGCCGAGGTCCCGCACCCGTGACGGGTGCGGGACCTCGGCGGAAACACCGGTGCGCGTCAGCGCTTGAAGACATCCTTCATCTTCTCCTTGGCCTGACGGGCGTCACCCTTGGCCTTTTCGGCCCGGCCTTCCGTGGTCAGGCGCTCGTTGCCCACCGCACGGCCTGCCGTTTCCTTGAGCTTTCCCTTGGCCTGCTCGGCCTTGGCGCGGCTCTTCTCCTTGTCCGACACGGCTGATCACTCCCTGGGGTTCGGAACGAAAGGGGACGACGTTTGTCTTTCACCCGGCTGTCTCATCCGACCGGAATTCCGGGGGCCATGGTTCATGCCCCGGCGACACGCGTACGGAGTAGGACCGACGGGCTAGTAATAGTGGCGACGACCGCCGACCGCGTGCCCGACGGAGCCCAGGATCCACAGCACCGCGCCCACCACGAGCAGGATGATCCCGATGGTCCACAGGATGGAGATCCCGGTGAGGAATCCCACGATCAATAGAATAAGCCCGACAAGAATCATGATGTCCTCGTTCCCGCTTCGGAATTCGACGGAGCAGTTCGGTCCGCCGGGGCGTCTTATCTGGCGTCTACCCTGGAAATCCGAGTTAATCGGTTCCCGCCCACTATTTTTCTGCGGCTGGTTTTCGGAGCGTGAAGTGCCGTCGGGCGTCACGCGTCACGACCACGGCCGCGGCCGCGGACGGCCCAGGGGCAGGGCTCTCAGGCGCGGTGGCTGCCGACCGGGCCGTCGCCGCCCGGCATCCCGCCGGCGCTGTAGTAGTCACCGAGTTCCGCCCGGTAGGCGGGGTCGCGCAGGTGCTTGTCCTGGTGGAACTCGGGAGCGTTCTTGATCCGGTCCTTGGTGGCGTCGACGTAGACCTTCTCCTCCTGGAGGTCTATCCGGGAGACGGTGCTCCCCGGGAGGAGGACCTCCTTGCCGAAGATCCAGACACCGGTGTCGACGACCAGGTAGGCATCGCCCACGTCGTAGGAGTGCTTGTCGACCTTCCCGATGTGCCCGTCGGTCGCCTCGACCCGGTATCCGGTGAGGTCGGCCCAGGTCAGGTGGTGGCCCGATGCCGGCCGGTAGCTCCACACACGCTCGGTTTGCTCGGTCATGCGAAACAACTCCTCCCGGTAGCGGTGACCGTCGCGTTCCCGACCGACCGGTCACGGACCGCACCGCGACACGCGGGCCCCCGTCGCGGGGCCCCTCCGTCCGTGTTGAGGCGGCTGCCCGCCCTGTCGCCGACCAAACACCGCAGCGGTTCGAACCGCGCCTCGCGGCCCAGCGCCGCCGCCCGGTCTACCGTGGAAGGGTCCCGTCCCCCGTCAACGGCAGATGAGGCTGACAGCTGTGTCGACATCGAGCCACGAGATCTTCGGTGCGCCGTGCTGGGT comes from Streptomyces virginiae and encodes:
- a CDS encoding CsbD family protein, translating into MSDKEKSRAKAEQAKGKLKETAGRAVGNERLTTEGRAEKAKGDARQAKEKMKDVFKR
- a CDS encoding DUF6131 family protein, producing the protein MILVGLILLIVGFLTGISILWTIGIILLVVGAVLWILGSVGHAVGGRRHYY
- a CDS encoding PRC-barrel domain-containing protein — encoded protein: MTEQTERVWSYRPASGHHLTWADLTGYRVEATDGHIGKVDKHSYDVGDAYLVVDTGVWIFGKEVLLPGSTVSRIDLQEEKVYVDATKDRIKNAPEFHQDKHLRDPAYRAELGDYYSAGGMPGGDGPVGSHRA